The window GGGTCATCTCAACTTTAACATCATACATGCCATTATTTGCAAGAATCCTTTGTGCTACCATTGCTCCATTTGCTCCCCTTGCAGAACCCACCTTAAGATACTTATTAAAGGTTGTTGTCACCTTGGCTTGCGCATAAATAGACAGTACTATTGCGGGTATTAAAAGTAATAGAGTAAGATCCATTAACATTAAAATCACCTCTTTTGTCATATTTTAATGTGAATACAAATACATATGTTATCCTTATTTATATTATACCACTTTTGTCAATATTAACATTAGTCTTCCTTAAATCTCCATATTATGGACATAATTTGTTCAGTTTACTGGTTTTTGATTTTGGGTTAAGGGAAAAGAAACTATATTGTTAGTTCCCTTATGCAGAAAAAACTCAATAGCGTCCTCTACGGCACTCATGCTGACCAGTGTATTAAAGCAGGGACCCTCCGGCCTAATATTAAGTATGCCCAAAACAGGCAAGGGTTTGCTGTCCTTTATTCCACTAGTTAAATCCCGCTCACAGGCGATTGCAATAACTGCCTTAGGTCTGGTTTGTTCTATAAACTTTCTTGCCAGGGTTCCGCCAGAAGCAACCACCAATTTGACTCCATACCTTTCAGCTATACCGTGCAAATCATCTATTGGGCATTGCCCACAACGAATGCAATTTGTAGATTCTATGGTAATTTTATGTGGACAACCACTATTTTGAAGACAATGGGGAGCTAAGATCATAATTTTTTCAGGAGAAATGGCCAATCTTTTACATTTCACAAGCTGATTATTAACTTCAATAAAGGAGCTCTTTATTGTGTGCTTATCAATTCCAAGTATTCTACCTATATATAATGCAACTGGAAACAAGGTGTTTACTGCTAGAAGCATTATGTTTTGCAAAATAGGAGGCATGTTTCGTTCCTTTAAAAGGGCAAATACCAATCCACCTATGCCGAACCCCATAATTAAAAGTATGCTGCAAAAGATAGCAATAATTGCTATAACAACTATTTGCTGATAAGTATCTGTACTCTTAAAAAATAAGTGCCAGCTAAATGCCAGCACTCCAAATAATAAGAGCAGGCTAAAGCTTATTAAGCCTATAAATATCCTTTTTCTAGATTTCATTTTTATACACCTCAGTCATTAAAGCATAATCCTTTTTTTAAAGCTTTACCTTTTAAAAAGTCACCGGCCCCCATCCTTCTCCTGCCCGGCTGCTGCAGCTCAACAAGCCTTATTATACCCTGACCAGCTTGTACATCAATACCTTGATCATAATCAACATTTATTATTGTTCCTGGGTCACCTTGTATATCTTCCAGGCTGATAATTGTACTCATCCAGACCTTAAGGCTCTCTTTCCCTAATTTTGTATATGCCCCGGGCCAGGGATTTAAGCCTCTTACAAGATTATGAACGTCAAAGGCAGATTTTTTCCAGCTGATCTTTTCCATTTCTCTTTGAATTTTTGGAGCATAGACTGCAAGTGAATCATCCTGTGGGATTTTTTCTATGCCGTTAGGCAGCCTTTTTAATACCTCAAGCATGAGTTCTGCTCCTTGTACAGATAGCTTATCATGAATATCTCCCAGGGTATCATTAATGTCAATCTTAACTGTGTATCTTCCTAGCATATCACCTGTATCCAGACCTTGATCCATTTGCATTATGGTAACACCTGTTTTATCATCACCGTTGATAATTGCCCAGTGAATTGGTGCTGCACCGCGATATTTTGGCAGCAGGCTGGCATGAACATTTAAACAGCCATATTTAGGCAGGTTGAGAATTTCTTCTGGGATTAATTGTCCATAAGCTACCACAACAATTACATCTGGAGAGATATTTTTGAGAACTTCAATCACGTCTTTGATCCTCGGCGGCTGCGCTACCTGCAAACCAAGCTTCTCAGCAGCCTTTTTTATAGGAGGAGCTTGAAGATTCTTACCTCTGCCCTTTTTCCTGTCAGGCTGAGTAATCACAAGGGGTATTTCAAAATTTGAACTGTATATTTTTTCCAGAGTAGGAACAGCAAAGTCAGGTGTTCCCATAAAAACAATCTTCATATCCATCACCTAATCTATCTTTTCAATATTATCTGCTATATCAATGAACAAGGTTCCATCCAAGTGGTCTATTTCATGCTGGAACGCCCTGGCTAACAAGCCCTTTGCTTCTATCTCAACCCTTTCACCATGTCGGTTGAGACCAGCCACCACAATTTTTTCGCCCCTTGGAACGTTACCCCGTACTCCTGGTATACTTAAGCAGCCTTCCACATCTATTTTAGTACCCTCTGAATTAACTATTTCAGGGTTGATAAGCTCTATAAGACCTTCACCTATATCAACTATAATCACACGTTTTGATACACCTACCTGTGGAGCTGCCAACCCTACTCCTAATGCATCCTTCATGGTCTCCTGCATATTATCTAACAGCTTTATAATACTTGAGTTAATATTTGGAACAGGCTTGGCCTTTTCCCTAAGTATATTATCTCCTACTTTAACGATTTGATATATGGCCATTTATAAATTCCCTCCCTTGTTAATGTTACATATTTTAGCCAAAGCTGTTGGGGTTTATATCTATATTAACATTTACCTTATTGCTGAATGGGTTTGCCTTATAAAACTCATCAAGACAACTTTTAATTATGGGTCTTAGATTAAGCCCCTTTTCGTACTTTAAAAGAAGTTGATATCTATATTCTCCCTTAATTTTAACCAAACCGCAAGGATTTGGGCCAAGAATTTGTACAGAGCTTGAATTTTTTTTATAATATATACTCTGCATCAAAAATCGGTGAAAGAAATCTGCTCCTTTATTTACATGTTCCTCTGTTTTACCTGTAAAAATAATTCTTATAATCTGGCTAAAGGGTGGATAGTTGTATTCTTTCCTAAAAGCTATTTCATCCTTATAAAAAGCAAGAAAATCCTGATTTTTTGCATGTATTATGCTTACGTCATCTGGGTTGAAGGTTTGTATTATCACTTTGCCTTCCCACTCACCCCTACCAGCTCTTCCTGCTACCTGGGTTAACAATTGAAAAGACTTTTCCCTGCTGCGAAAATCTGGAAGGTTTAAGGTCGTATCTGCTGCAATAACTCCCACAAGGGTTACATTAGGGAAATCAAGACCCTTAGCCACCATCTGGGTACCAATTAAGACATTTGTTTTTCCCTTAGAAAAATCATCCAAATAACTCTTCACAATCTCTTTTTTGTCAGAAATATCACCGTCTATTCTCATAATATTAACATCAGGATACAGGTTTTTAAATTCATGTTCAACCTTTTGTGTACCAATACCATATGGTTTCCAGTGGAGGGAACCACATTGGGGACAGCTCTTTGGGATAAGTTGATTGAAACCACAATAATGGCACTGCATTTTTTGGCTGGTATGGTGATATGTTAACGAAACATCACAGTTGATACAATTTAAGATAAAACCACAATCACGACAAAGGACAAAGGATGCAAATCCCCTTCTATTTAGGTACAATATGATTTGTTTATTATCAGCAAGAGTCTTCCCAATTTCTTGTTGTAATTTTCTGCTGAATATGCTCAGGTTTCCCTCTCTCAATTCATTTTTCATGTCTATTACTTCGACAGTTGGAAGCTTGTAATCATTTATCCTCTTTGACAGGCATAGTAGACCCATTTTCCCTGTTTGGGCGGCTAAAAATGTCTCCAAGGAAGGGGTGGCACTTCCAAAAAGAGCAGGGCAATTATGCCACATTGCTCTCTTTAATGCAACCTCTTTTGCATTATATTTGGGGTCGTTATCCTGTTTATAGCTGGTATCATGCTCTTCATCTATTATGATAGCCCCTAATTTTTTTACTGGAGCAAAAACTGCGGAACGAGCCCCAACAATTATTTTTTTATGTCCAAATTTAATTGCCTCCCATGCTTCATATCTTTCCTTTTGAGTTAGTTTGCTATGTAAAATTACCAAGTCATCTGCAAACCTGGCCCTAAGCCTTTTGACAATTTGTAATGTAAGAAAGATTTCCGGAAGGACAAGGATACACTGCAGCTTCTTTTTTAAGCAATGCTCCATAATTTCCATATAAACTTCAGTTTTGCCACTACCTGTAACTCCATATAAAACATAGGGAGTATACTTTTTATTATCAATATCCCCTGCTATCACCTCAAAAGCTTCTTGCTGATCTTTATTAAGACAAAAGGGCTTTATAATATGTGCTTCCTCTTGTTCATATTTTTCAATTGATATGATATCCCTTTCCATTAATCGTTTTATGACACTCGTGTCTATATTATTTATATCATTCAATTCCTGCACAGAAGAATTAAAGCCTTCCTGCAATACCTTTACAACCTCCCATTGTTTGGGAGCCCTTTTTTTTAAATAATTAACTTTCTCTGGATGGTCCAGTGCATCTAATTTAAGAACGGCCTTTAAAGAGCTCCAATCTGTTCTTCTTTCTTTGTGCTTTACCACATGGTGCTCTTCAATATATCCTTTGTCTAATAGCTCTTTATAGGCTTTTTTATAAGGCTTAAGCTCATTTTGCAGCACTTCACAGTCAAGCCACTGGTCCACGCCAGCAATTTTGCCCAATAATTCCCTGGCACTAGGAGATAAATTGCCTTTATCCCATGGTGCAGTAGCTTTAAACCTTTTCAGTATATTAGGAAAGGCACCAACAGGTATGAACATTTTTAGTGCTTTAATTTTGGTTGTTAAATAATAATGGCTTAACCACTCTGCAAGCTGCATCTCTTCGTCATCTAAACTCAAGGCAGAGCTAAATACATCTTCTATTTCTTTTAACTTATCGTGTTGTTTACCATGGGACAATTCAATCACATATCCATATTTTAATGCATTTCCAAAGGGTACAAGCACTAGGCTTCCTTCTGTCACAGCATTTATTAAATGTACAGGAACTAAGTATTGAAAGGGTCTGTCCAGAGATCTATGATTATTATTTATTATTACACTAGCGTATAATTCTTTCATTTTTCCATCCCACCCTCTAAATACATTATACCAAACTTGTACATATTGGGTGAAAAAAAGAGCATCGAAGATGCCCTTTACATTGTTATCAACCCAAAATCTGATTCAACATATCTTAAGATATTTAATTCCCTTCCAGTTTTTGCATCAATATAGATCAAGAATGGCATATGGCCCAAGCTGCCTTTAAATTCCCAGCAGTACGCCTCCTGGCCTGTGGGTAAGGGTATGACAACCTTCTGTAGTTTTTCAACGTGAAAGTTAGGATTTAACCTTGCCTGTGCCTCCGTTCCAGATAAGCCCTCTTCTGGCCATGACCTTTCTTGCTGCTTGGCTATTAAATAGTTTATTGCTTCAAAACCTG of the Desulfitibacter alkalitolerans DSM 16504 genome contains:
- a CDS encoding DUF116 domain-containing protein, with amino-acid sequence MKSRKRIFIGLISFSLLLLFGVLAFSWHLFFKSTDTYQQIVVIAIIAIFCSILLIMGFGIGGLVFALLKERNMPPILQNIMLLAVNTLFPVALYIGRILGIDKHTIKSSFIEVNNQLVKCKRLAISPEKIMILAPHCLQNSGCPHKITIESTNCIRCGQCPIDDLHGIAERYGVKLVVASGGTLARKFIEQTRPKAVIAIACERDLTSGIKDSKPLPVLGILNIRPEGPCFNTLVSMSAVEDAIEFFLHKGTNNIVSFPLTQNQKPVN
- the fmt gene encoding methionyl-tRNA formyltransferase — its product is MKIVFMGTPDFAVPTLEKIYSSNFEIPLVITQPDRKKGRGKNLQAPPIKKAAEKLGLQVAQPPRIKDVIEVLKNISPDVIVVVAYGQLIPEEILNLPKYGCLNVHASLLPKYRGAAPIHWAIINGDDKTGVTIMQMDQGLDTGDMLGRYTVKIDINDTLGDIHDKLSVQGAELMLEVLKRLPNGIEKIPQDDSLAVYAPKIQREMEKISWKKSAFDVHNLVRGLNPWPGAYTKLGKESLKVWMSTIISLEDIQGDPGTIINVDYDQGIDVQAGQGIIRLVELQQPGRRRMGAGDFLKGKALKKGLCFND
- the def gene encoding peptide deformylase, with the translated sequence MAIYQIVKVGDNILREKAKPVPNINSSIIKLLDNMQETMKDALGVGLAAPQVGVSKRVIIVDIGEGLIELINPEIVNSEGTKIDVEGCLSIPGVRGNVPRGEKIVVAGLNRHGERVEIEAKGLLARAFQHEIDHLDGTLFIDIADNIEKID
- the priA gene encoding primosomal protein N' translates to MKELYASVIINNNHRSLDRPFQYLVPVHLINAVTEGSLVLVPFGNALKYGYVIELSHGKQHDKLKEIEDVFSSALSLDDEEMQLAEWLSHYYLTTKIKALKMFIPVGAFPNILKRFKATAPWDKGNLSPSARELLGKIAGVDQWLDCEVLQNELKPYKKAYKELLDKGYIEEHHVVKHKERRTDWSSLKAVLKLDALDHPEKVNYLKKRAPKQWEVVKVLQEGFNSSVQELNDINNIDTSVIKRLMERDIISIEKYEQEEAHIIKPFCLNKDQQEAFEVIAGDIDNKKYTPYVLYGVTGSGKTEVYMEIMEHCLKKKLQCILVLPEIFLTLQIVKRLRARFADDLVILHSKLTQKERYEAWEAIKFGHKKIIVGARSAVFAPVKKLGAIIIDEEHDTSYKQDNDPKYNAKEVALKRAMWHNCPALFGSATPSLETFLAAQTGKMGLLCLSKRINDYKLPTVEVIDMKNELREGNLSIFSRKLQQEIGKTLADNKQIILYLNRRGFASFVLCRDCGFILNCINCDVSLTYHHTSQKMQCHYCGFNQLIPKSCPQCGSLHWKPYGIGTQKVEHEFKNLYPDVNIMRIDGDISDKKEIVKSYLDDFSKGKTNVLIGTQMVAKGLDFPNVTLVGVIAADTTLNLPDFRSREKSFQLLTQVAGRAGRGEWEGKVIIQTFNPDDVSIIHAKNQDFLAFYKDEIAFRKEYNYPPFSQIIRIIFTGKTEEHVNKGADFFHRFLMQSIYYKKNSSSVQILGPNPCGLVKIKGEYRYQLLLKYEKGLNLRPIIKSCLDEFYKANPFSNKVNVNIDINPNSFG